The following proteins are encoded in a genomic region of Paenibacillus sp. FSL R7-0273:
- a CDS encoding DUF2634 domain-containing protein: MIPQSDIVLLNEDMEETPQPSLTYKLDLSRGRIGGVAVDGLEAVKQAVFKMLSTIRFEHLIYSDAYGNEADVGAVSGRAVFEAEVERWVKEALRPDDRIASATQFRFSYEGDTALVQFVVESDYGNYTDALEVSSNV, encoded by the coding sequence ATGATCCCTCAGAGTGACATCGTGCTGCTGAATGAGGATATGGAGGAAACACCCCAGCCAAGCCTTACCTATAAATTAGACCTCTCCAGGGGGCGTATCGGCGGCGTAGCTGTGGATGGGCTAGAAGCAGTAAAGCAAGCCGTTTTTAAGATGCTCTCAACCATTCGCTTTGAGCATCTGATTTACAGCGATGCTTATGGTAATGAGGCCGATGTAGGCGCAGTAAGCGGTCGGGCTGTATTTGAGGCAGAGGTGGAGCGCTGGGTCAAAGAAGCATTAAGGCCAGATGACCGAATCGCTTCCGCGACTCAGTTCCGTTTCTCCTACGAGGGAGATACAGCTCTAGTTCAGTTTGTGGTCGAAAGTGACTATGGCAATTATACGGATGCACTGGAGGTGAGCAGCAATGTATGA